In Equus caballus isolate H_3958 breed thoroughbred chromosome 28, TB-T2T, whole genome shotgun sequence, the following proteins share a genomic window:
- the ELFN2 gene encoding protein phosphatase 1 regulatory subunit 29 isoform X1, translating to MLRLGLCAAALLCVCRPGAVRADCWLIEGDKGYVWLAICSQNQPPYETIPQHINSTVHDLRLNENKLKAVLYSSLNRFGNLTDLNLTKNEISYIEDGAFLGQSSLQVLQLGYNKLSNLTEGMLRGMGRLQFLFVQHNLIELVTPAAFSECPSLISIDLSSNRLSRLDGATFASLASLMVCELAGNPFNCECDLFGFLAWLVVFNNVTKNYDRLQCESPREFAGYPLLVPRPYHSLNAITVLQAKCRNGSLPARPASHPTPYSTDAQREPDENSGFNPDEILSVEPPASSTTDASAGPAIKLHHVTFTSATLVVIIPHPYSKMYVLVQYNNSYFSDVMTLKNKKEIVTLDKLRAHTEYTFCVTSLRNSRRFNHTCLTFTTRDPVPGDLAPSTSTTTHYIMTILGCLFGMVIVLGAVYYCLRKRRMQEEKQKSVKVKKTILELRYGADVDAGSVVHAAQKLGEPPVLPVSRMSSIPSMIGEKLPTSKGLEAGLDTPKVATKGNYIEVRTGAGGDGLARPEDDLPDLENGQGSAAEISTIAKEVDKVNQIINNCIDALKLDSASFLGGGSGGGDPELAFECQSLPAAAAASSAAAPGALERPSFLSPPYKESSHHPLQRQLSADAAVARKTCSVSSSGSIKSAKVFSLDVPDHPATAGLAKGDSKYIEKGSPLNSPLDRLPLVPAGGSGGGGGGVHHLEVKPAYHCSEHRHSFPALYYEEGADSLSQRVSFLKPLTRSKRDSTYSQLSPRHYYSGYSSSPEYSSESTHKIWERFRPYKKHAREEVYMAAGHALRKKVQFAKDEDLHDILDYWKGVSAQQKL from the coding sequence ATGCTGCGCCTGGGGCTGTGCGCGGCCGCGCTGCTGTGTGTGTGCCGGCCGGGCGCCGTGCGCGCCGACTGCTGGCTCATCGAGGGCGACAAGGGGTACGTGTGGCTGGCCATCTGCAGCCAGAACCAGCCGCCCTACGAGACCATCCCGCAGCATATCAACAGCACCGTGCACGACCTGCGCCTCAATGAGAACAAGCTCAAGGCCGTGCTCTACTCCTCGCTCAACCGCTTCGGGAACCTCACCGACCTCAACCTCACCAAGAACGAGATCTCCTACATCGAGGACGGCGCCTTCCTGGGCCAGTCGAGCCTGCAGGTGCTGCAGCTGGGCTACAACAAGCTCAGCAACCTGACGGAGGGCATGCTGCGCGGCATGGGGCGCCTTCAGTTCCTCTTCGTGCAGCACAACCTCATCGAGCTGGTGACGCCCGCCGCCTTCTCCGAGTGCCCCAGCCTCATCAGCATCGACCTGTCCTCCAACCGCCTCAGCCGCCTCGACGGCGCCACCTTCGCCAGCCTGGCCAGCCTCATGGTGTGCGAGCTGGCGGGCAACCCCTTCAACTGCGAGTGCGACCTCTTCGGTTTCCTCGCCTGGCTCGTCGTCTTCAACAACGTCACCAAGAACTATGACCGCCTGCAGTGCGAGTCGCCGCGGGAGTTCGCCGGCTACCCGCTGCTCGTGCCGAGGCCCTACCACAGCCTCAACGCCATCACCGTGCTCCAGGCCAAGTGTCGCAACGGCTCGCTGCCCGCGCGGCCCGCCAGCCACCCGACGCCCTACTCCACCGACGCCCAGAGGGAGCCCGACGAGAACTCGGGCTTCAACCCCGACGAGATCCTGTCGGTGGAGCCGCCGGCCTCGTCCACCACGGATGCCTCGGCGGGGCCCGCCATCAAGCTGCACCACGTCACCTTCACCTCGGCCACCCTGGTGGTCATCATCCCGCACCCCTACAGCAAGATGTACGTCCTGGTCCAGTACAACAACAGCTACTTCTCCGACGTCATGACGCTCAAGAACAAGAAGGAGATTGTCACGCTCGACAAGCTGCGGGCGCACACCGAGTACACCTTCTGTGTCACCTCCCTGCGCAACAGCCGCCGCTTCAACCACACCTGCCTGACCTTCACCACGCGGGACCCGGTCCCCGGCGATCTGGCGCCCAGCACGTCCACCACCACCCACTACATCATGACCATCCTGGGCTGCCTCTTCGGCATGGTCATCGTGCTGGGAGCCGTCTACTACTGCCTGCGCAAGCGGCGCatgcaggaggagaagcagaagtCCGTCAAGGTCAAGAAGACCATCCTGGAGCTGCGCTACGGGGCCGACGTGGATGCTGGCTCCGTTGTCCACGCCGCCCAGAAGCTGGGCGAGCCCCCCGTGCTGCCCGTGTCCCGAATGTCCTCCATCCCCTCCATGATCGGGGAGAAGCTGCCCACCTCcaaggggctggaggctgggctggACACGCCCAAGGTGGCCACCAAGGGCAACTATATTGAGGTGCGCACGGGCGCGGGAGGGGACGGCCTGGCCCGGCCTGAGGACGACCTCCCGGACCTGGAGAACGGCCAGGGCTCAGCCGCTGAGATCTCCACCATCGCCAAGGAGGTGGACAAGGTCAACCAGATCATTAACAATTGCATCGATGCCCTCAAGCTGGACTCGGCCTCCTTCCTTGGGGGTGGCAGCGGTGGCGGGGACCCTGAGCTGGCCTTCGAGTGCCAGTCCCTCCCCGCGGCCGCCGCAGCCTCCTCGGCTGCTGCCCCTGGGGCGCTGGAGCGGCCCAGCTTCCTCTCACCCCCTTACAAGGAGAGCTCCCACCACCCGCTCCAGCGCCAGCTCAGTGCCGATGCCGCTGTGGCCCGCAAGACCTGCAGCGTCTCGTCCAGCGGCTCCATCAAGAGCGCCAAGGTCTTCAGCCTGGACGTGCCTGACCACCCGGCCACCGCGGGGCTGGCCAAGGGCGACTCCAAATACATCGAGAAGGGCAGCCCTCTCAACAGCCCGCTGGACCGGCTCCCGCTGGTGCCCGCGGGCGGCAgcgggggcggcgggggtggCGTGCACCACTTGGAGGTGAAGCCGGCCTACCATTGCAGCGAGCACCGGCACAGCTTCCCGGCCCTGTACTACGAGGAGGGCGCCGACAGCCTGAGCCAGCGCGTGTCCTTCCTCAAGCCGCTGACCCGCTCCAAGCGGGACTCCACCTACTCGCAGCTCTCGCCCAGACACTACTACTCGGGGTACTCCTCCAGCCCGGAGTACTCCTCCGAGAGCACGCACAAGATCTGGGAGCGCTTCCGGCCCTACAAGAAGCACGCCCGGGAGGAGGTGTACATGGCCGCGGGCCACGCCCTGCGCAAGAAGGTCCAGTTCGCCAAGGACGAGGATCTGCACGACATCCTCGATTACTGGAAGGGGGTCTCGGCCCAGCAGAAGCTGTGA